Proteins encoded together in one Camelina sativa cultivar DH55 chromosome 9, Cs, whole genome shotgun sequence window:
- the LOC104710689 gene encoding inactive LRR receptor-like serine/threonine-protein kinase BIR2, whose protein sequence is MEEIESKPRKLLPLSIIIFLCFCYPSMAADEDDIRCLRGVQSSLTDPQGALKSWNFGNTTVGFLCNFVGVSCWNNQENRVINLELRDMGLSGKIPESLQYCGSLQKLDLSSNQLSGNIPRELCTWLPFLVSLDLSNNELNGEISPDLAKCSFVNSLVLSDNRLSGQIPVQFSALGRLGRFSVANNDLTGRIPAFFSSPSYSSDDFKGNKALCGRPLSSSCGGLSKKNLAIIIAAGVFGAAASMLLAFGIWWYYHLKWTRRRRGGLTTEGGVSSLAQRLRSHKLTQVSLFQKPLVKVKFGDLIAATNNFSSANIIVSTRTGTTYKALLPDGSALAVKHLSTCKLAEREFRYEMNQLWELRHPNLAPLLGFCIVEEEKFLVYKYMSNGTLHSLLDSNGVELDWSTRFRIGLGAARGLAWLHHGCRPPILHQNICSSVILIDEDFDARIIDSGLARLMVPSDNNESSFMTGDLGEFGYVAPEYSTTMLASLKGDVYGLGVVLLELATGVKALGGEGFKGSLVDWVKQLESSGRITDAFDENIRGKGHDEEILKFLEIACNCASSRPKERWSMFQAYQSLKAIAEKQDYSFSEQDDDFPLIFDTQENETV, encoded by the coding sequence atggaAGAGATCGAGTCAAAGCCAagaaagcttcttcctttatcaatcatcatcttcctctgcTTTTGTTATCCTTCCATGGCTGCAGATGAAGACGACATAAGATGCTTACGAGGAGTTCAAAGCTCTCTCACAGATCCTCAAGGAGCTTTGAAATCATGGAACTTTGGAAACACAACTGTTGGGTTTCTCTGTAATTTCGTTGGTGTGTCTTGTTGGAACAATCAAGAGAATAGGGTTATCAATCTTGAGCTTAGAGACATGGGTTTATCTGGTAAAATCCCAGAATCTCTTCAGTACTGTGGGAGTTTACAAAAATTGGATCTTTCTAGCAATCAGTTATCTGGTAACATCCCTAGAGAGCTCTGTACTTGGTTACCCTTTTTGGTGTCTCTTGATTTGTCAAACAATGAATTGAACGGTGAGATTTCTCCTGATTTAGCTAAGTGTAGCTTTGTGAACTCTTTGGTTTTGTCTGATAACCGGCTTTCGGGTCAAATCCCGGTTCAGTTCTCTGCTTTAGGGAGGTTAGGGAGGTTCTCTGTAGCTAACAATGATCTCACAGGTCGCATTCCTGCTTTCTTTAGCTCACCGAGTTATTCATCTGATGATTTCAAAGGGAACAAAGCTCTTTGTGGTCGTCCTTTGTCTTCTAGCTGTGGTGGATTGAGTAAAAAGAATCTTGCAATTATAATAGCAGCTGGTGTGTTTGGTGCTGCTGCATCAATGTTGTTGGCTTTTGGGATTTGGTGGTATTATCATTTGAAGTGgacaagaagacgaagaggcGGTTTGACAACCGAAGGAGGAGTTAGTAGTTTGGCTCAGAGACTTCGTAGTCATAAGCTTACTCAAGTTTCTTTGTTTCAGAAGCCTTTGGTTAAGGTTAAGTTTGGTGATTTGATTGCTGCAACTAATAACTTCAGCTCAGCTAACATTATTGTTTCAACTAGAACCGGGACAACGTATAAGGCGCTTCTTCCTGATGGCTCAGCGCTTGCGGTCAAGCATTTGAGCACGTGTAAGCTCGCGGAGAGGGAGTTTAGGTATGAGATGAATCAGTTGTGGGAGCTTCGTCATCCTAACTTAGCTCCACTTCTTGGATTCTGCATTgtggaagaagagaagtttCTTGTTTATAAGTACATGTCTAATGGGACGCTTCACTCATTGCTGGATTCTAATGGGGTTGAATTAGATTGGTCGACTCGGTTTAGGATTGGTTTAGGTGCTGCAAGGGGTTTGGCTTGGCTTCATCATGGGTGTAGACCTCCTATACTTCACCAAAACATTTGTTCAAGTGTCATTCTCATTGATGAAGATTTCGATGCAAGGATTATAGATTCAGGGCTTGCTAGGCTTATGGTTCCTTCGGATAACAACGAGAGCAGTTTCATGACGGGCGATTTAGGAGAGTTTGGGTATGTAGCTCCTGAGTATTCCACAACAATGCTAGCCTCACTAAAAGGTGATGTATATGGACTTGGTGTTGTCCTCTTGGAGTTGGCAACAGGGGTAAAAGCTCTAGGAGGTGAAGGCTTTAAAGGGAGTTTGGTGGATTGGGTGAAACAGCTTGAAAGCTCAGGAAGAATCACTGATGCATTCGATGAAAACATTCGAGGGAAAGGACATGACgaagaaatcttaaaatttctTGAAATTGCTTGTAACTGTGCGAGTTCAAGACCTAAAGAGAGATGGTCAATGTTTCAGGCATACCAGTCACTGAAAGCTATTGCTGAGAAACAAGACTACTCGTTCTCAGAACAAGACGATGACTTCCCTTTGATTTTCGACACGCAAGAGAACGAGACCGTATGA